One genomic window of Luteitalea pratensis includes the following:
- a CDS encoding formylglycine-generating enzyme family protein encodes MTARLATMVALALMAGAATVPVSSRQPAAAPAAPAIDPKEMAVVEKLRAMFLEKAKGDQAAKAYTVTLPNTTASYGMAPIPAGSFEMGSADPKAPADQKPTRTVTLDAFWMMTTEVNWDAYLMFMFADQASEKTNPDALVDGLSRPTAPHLEMSFGRGNAGFPAISMTAHAANKYAQWLSARTGEYYRVPTEAEWEYACRAGGAPAVEEAQLADVAWYQKNSPTGEFTDGTYHKLGTKKPNAWGLHDMLGNVMEWTSDQYAPYPAAAATNPWVKPTTSYPIAVRGGSWNDAATRVNCTVRYKSDAVWKERDPQLPTSVWYMTDAEWLGFRLVRPSKVPSAEEMYRAWNNGVEVDPY; translated from the coding sequence ATGACTGCTCGTCTCGCGACGATGGTCGCCCTGGCCTTGATGGCCGGGGCGGCCACCGTGCCGGTCTCCAGCCGCCAGCCCGCCGCGGCTCCTGCCGCGCCTGCCATCGACCCCAAGGAGATGGCCGTCGTCGAGAAGCTCCGGGCCATGTTTCTCGAGAAGGCGAAGGGCGATCAGGCCGCCAAGGCCTACACCGTGACGCTGCCGAACACCACGGCGAGCTACGGCATGGCGCCGATTCCTGCCGGCAGCTTCGAGATGGGCTCGGCCGACCCCAAGGCACCCGCCGATCAGAAGCCGACGCGCACCGTGACGCTCGATGCGTTCTGGATGATGACCACCGAGGTCAACTGGGACGCGTACCTGATGTTCATGTTCGCCGACCAGGCCAGCGAGAAGACCAATCCTGACGCACTCGTCGACGGGCTGAGCCGCCCGACCGCGCCGCACCTCGAGATGAGTTTCGGGCGCGGTAATGCCGGGTTCCCTGCCATCAGCATGACGGCGCATGCCGCCAACAAGTACGCACAGTGGCTCAGTGCCCGAACGGGCGAGTACTACCGCGTACCCACGGAGGCCGAATGGGAATACGCCTGTCGTGCCGGCGGTGCGCCGGCCGTCGAGGAAGCCCAACTCGCTGACGTGGCCTGGTATCAGAAGAACTCACCGACCGGCGAGTTCACCGACGGCACGTACCACAAGCTCGGTACGAAGAAGCCCAATGCATGGGGCCTGCACGACATGCTCGGCAACGTCATGGAGTGGACGTCGGACCAGTACGCACCCTATCCAGCCGCCGCGGCCACGAACCCCTGGGTCAAGCCGACGACGTCGTACCCGATCGCGGTGCGCGGCGGATCGTGGAACGACGCGGCCACGCGCGTGAACTGCACCGTGCGCTACAAGTCGGACGCCGTCTGGAAGGAACGCGACCCGCAGCTGCCGACCAGCGTCTGGTACATGACCGACGCGGAGTGGCTCGGCTTCCGCCTCGTGCGCCCGTCGAAGGTGCCGAGCGCGGAAGAGATGTACCGAGCGTGGAACAACGGAGTCGAGGTCGATCCGTACTGA